The nucleotide window ccggaacaccctgaggaaacacatgcggtctcaaggagaacatgcaaactccacgcaggctgCACCCGcgatcaggatcaaacacgggagtctggctctgtgaagcagcagctctaccagctgcgtcactgttaTTATTAACATGAATAACAGCCAACGTCTGAAAAGAAGGGCAATGGAAGAAATATAGTAAAAGCATATTTACTTTGTATATGAATCCCATTTCGACAGGTATGGATGGAATGTCAACTGTCAATTGCAGCACCCTTGAGGTGAAATTAAAGATGACAAAATCTGCCGTTATGATCACTATGGACAGGGCTAAATACGCCGTGCTCAGTACCATGTGCTTGACACATCTGGCCACTTCATCTGATGACATTTTTAACCCTGTGGATTTGATTAACGTTTTGCTCGCGTTTCGTTTCAGCATGGGCTTCCCCTTCTTTGCCGGCAGCAGCTGTGTTAACTTGCCAGTAATGTACACATTGTCAAACTCCAGATTTGTCAGGTAGCCCTTGAGATACCGAATTGAGCTGATGGCCAGATAAAAGAAAACAAAGGCAGCAAGTGCTCTGTTGGTGTGCAGTGTGATCTCACTGAGTATAGTCTGAAATATTGAAATCTTACTCTGGATTTCGTTGCCGATTGTATGCAGCTGGTTCTTCAATGACGACTGATTgaaatctgaattaaattccCATTTCAGTTCCGATTGAAATAACTTGTTCTCCACATATTTTTGCACATATATTAGTTGCCTAACCAGTGCATCTTTCATGTCCTCTACTTGTTTTGTTGAGTTCACAAGGCTATCGATCGAGGTCATTGCAATGCATTGAAGGAGCTTGAGAACCATCTTGATGTTACCCATCATATTGGGGATATTGTTGACGGCCACAAGCATGAAGCAAGTGGAAAGGAGGAGATCGCGTCCTTGTTTTGTGCCTAACGTGGGGATTACAATAGTAAATACACAGCGCACGGGGTGAACTATGAAGAGAAGCAGGAACATAATGATTGCAAACATTTTGGTTATGATCCAGCTTATGTGCATCCCGTACTTCAGAGATGAAAACATCCAGTTGTGAAGGAGGCCACTGATGATGGCGCATATGCTCAAGCAAGACAGGAAAAGGACAAGCAGTTCCTTCCAGTTATTTGGAGTAGGAGTGGAGTAAGCATGCCATAGGAATTGTAGGACTCGTTTAATTTTCTCAGCACACTTTTGCCAGCAAAAAATATAAGTCTTCAAATTGTTGTATCTGAGGGGATAACAAAAAGCAACACTTAAGACACCAAAAATATGAGAGGATATAGGAAAGTGCAGCAAATAAAGGTTTATAACGGCAGCAGATGCTGCGTAATCATTGTTTGGAATTGTCCACACACTCCTTTCATCTTGCCGATGACCTCTGACATCTTGAGGATTTCCTTTAATTAAGTTTACATTTTTGTGATGATGCATCTGTCCTTCAGACAATCCCACTAATTTTTGATATTCATTAAGTTGTTCTTTGTCATTTGGAGCTTTAGTTCAAATCTATGCTACATTTCCCCAAGCATTCTAAAACTGGGTGCAAAGGAaggtttgtatttatgtatgccATTTTTCAGAATATCCCAAAATATTTCCCATCCAATGAACTGCAATCAATTTAGTAATGTCAGAAACACAGCAGTCAATTGGTGGACCAAGAATTCCCCCAAACAGCAGTgttgatgagggggggggggggggggggggggggggggggggggggggggggggggtaaatattATCCGGGACATCAGAAGTATGGAATTAATGAGCtacaatgtgctacaatgctgagaactatattctgcactctg belongs to Amblyraja radiata isolate CabotCenter1 chromosome 23, sAmbRad1.1.pri, whole genome shotgun sequence and includes:
- the LOC116986381 gene encoding osteoclast stimulatory transmembrane protein, whose translation is MMGMDNQLDDKVMKYNNLKTYIFCWQKCAEKIKRVLQFLWHAYSTPTPNNWKELLVLFLSCLSICAIISGLLHNWMFSSLKYGMHISWIITKMFAIIMFLLLFIVHPVRCVFTIVIPTLGTKQGRDLLLSTCFMLVAVNNIPNMMGNIKMVLKLLQCIAMTSIDSLVNSTKQVEDMKDALVRQLIYVQKYVENKLFQSELKWEFNSDFNQSSLKNQLHTIGNEIQSKISIFQTILSEITLHTNRALAAFVFFYLAISSIRYLKGYLTNLEFDNVYITGKLTQLLPAKKGKPMLKRNASKTLIKSTGLKMSSDEVARCVKHMVLSTAYLALSIVIITADFVIFNFTSRVLQLTVDIPSIPVEMGFIYKVDVETIIERIVNKRFLQIQLRKEANFPWNVTLVSDRCIFHPSHPNVQIIYVICLLYSIAYITVFLETYALRARRKISASFFEQREDERIKYLHQKLVKDSEHQFSDNIVVFTVSEQCHVSFKGQSKM